In Aphelocoma coerulescens isolate FSJ_1873_10779 chromosome 25, UR_Acoe_1.0, whole genome shotgun sequence, a genomic segment contains:
- the OTUD7B gene encoding OTU domain-containing protein 7B, producing MDIVLSDFVRSTGAEPGLARDLLEGKNWDLSAALSDFEQLRQVHAGNLPHPFNEGRGARPPEREVARPGRPPLQRQDDVVQEKRLSRGISHASSTIVSLARSHVSSNSSSSEHLLEMPICTFQLPDLTVYSEDFRSFIERDLIEQSMLVALEQAGRLNWWVTVDPSCQRLLPLATTGDGNCLLHAASLGMWGFHDRDLMLRKSLYTLMDKGVEREALRRRWRWQQTQQNKESGLVYTEEEWQKEWNELIKLASSEPRVHYSTNGGGCGGVESSEEPVYESLEEFHVFVLAHVLKRPIVVVADTMLRDSGGEAFAPIPFGGIYLPLEVPANKCHRSPLVLAYDQAHFSALVSMEQKENTKDQAVIPLTDSEHKLLPVHFAVDPGKEWQWGKDDSDNVKLASVTLSLEAKLHLLHSYMNVRWITLPCDTQAPLAQPESPTASAGDDARSAAESGESDKESVCSSSASNGGTRAGKDRDKPKKEREKEKEKDKKRADSVANKLGSFGKTLGSKLKKNMGGLMHSKAVKGGVSNGQGDTLEKKKKGSLKARKGSKEECSPGDLAPAEKPCPVKAAPEKPSDPYKYSSDVRLSLSILRAAMQGERKFIFAGHLKTSTRHQFQEEMIQRYLLDAEERFLAEQRQKEAEKKALGSAAPAKRPEGEAGAQRSEEAMPSPVFSQPPPTYPPQPLEPAVGAKIAAFPASYSGVFTFPRPSMGSAEGLHPPGCLEGRRQLAGGPCGSLPPYATLPRHHQGRLGLCPPGPAHLGRFSPTDMDIQPPFPSECEGSGCLPPHSNGCRELLDQDKGGTVDKMRSQALYNIQQTKCKQPNCSFYGHPETGNFCSCCYKEELRRREREALVHRF from the exons ATGGACATCGTCCTGTCGGATTTTGTTCGCTCAACGGGGGCCGAGCCGGGGCTGGCCAGAGACCTCCTTGAAG GCAAGAACTGGGACCTGAGCGCGGCGCTGAGCGACTTTGAGCAGCTCCGGCAGGTGCACGCCGGGAACCTCCCGCACCCCTTCAACGagggccgcggggcccggcccccgGAGCGGGAGGTGGCCCGGCCAGGGAGGCCCCCGCTGCAGCGCCAGGATGATGTCGTGCAAG AGAAGCGCCTGTCCCGAGGCATCTCCCATGCCAGCTCCACCATCGTGTCCCTGGCGCGTTCCCACGTctccagcaacagcagcagtagCGAGCACCTGCTGGAGATGCCCATCTGCACCTTCCAGCTGCCCGACCTCACCGTGTACTCCGAGGATTTCCGCAGCTTCATCGAGCGGGATCTCATCGAGCAGTCCATGCTGGTAGCACTGGAGCAGGCCG gGCGCCTGAACTGGTGGGTGACGGTGGATCCGAGCTGCCAGAGGCTGCTGCCCCTGGCCACCACTGGCGACGGGAATTGCCTGCTCCACGCTGCCTCCCTGG GTATGTGGGGCTTCCACGACCGGGATCTCATGCTCCGGAAGTCCCTCTACACCCTGATGGACAAGGGAGTGGAGCGGGAAGCGCTGAGGCGGAGATGGCGCTGGCAGCAGACGCAGCAGAACAAGGAG TCTGGCCTGGTTTACACGGAGGAGGAGTGGCAGAAGGAGTGGAACGAGCTGATCAAGTTGGCGTCCAGCGAGCCCCGCGTGCACTACAGCACCAACGGCGGCGGCTGTGGCGG GGTGGAGAGCTCAGAGGAGCCGGTGTACGAGAGCCTGGAGGAGTTCCACGTCTTTGTCCTGGCCCACGTGCTGAAGAGACCCATTGTGGTGGTGGCAGACACGATGCTGCGGGACTCGGGCGGCGAAG catttgccccaATTCCCTTTGGAGGGATCTATCTGCCCCTGGAAGTCCCAGCCAACAAATGCCACCGGTCTCCATTGGTTCTGGCTTATGACCAAGCCCATTTTTCTGCCCTGGTCTCCATggagcagaaggaaaacacaaaggATCAAG CTGTGATCCCCCTGACGGACTCTGAGCACAAGCTGCTCCCCGTGCACTTCGCTGTGGATCCCGGGAAGGAGTGGCAGTGGGGGAAGGACGACAGTGACAATGTCAAGCTGGCCAG TGTGACACTGTCGCTGGAGGCCAAACTGCACCTGCTGCACAGCTACATGAATGTCCGATGGATCACGTTGCCTTGTGACACGCAG gcacCTCTGGCTCAGCCAGAATCCCCCACGGCCTCTGCAGGTGATGACGCTCGCTCGGCAGCGGAGTCAGGCGAGTCAGACAAGGAGTCGgtgtgcagcagctctgccagcaacGGGGGCACCAGGGCGGGCAAGGACAGGGACAAACcaaagaaagagagggaaaaggagaaggaaaaggataaaaaacGGGCAGACTCAGTGGCCAACAAGCTGGGAAGCTTTGGGAAGACTCTGGGCAGCAAACTAAAAAAGAACATGGGGGGCTTGATGCACAGCAAAGCCGTGAAGGGTGGTGTGAGCAATGGGCAGGGAGACAccctggagaagaagaagaaaggatcACTGAAGGCACGGAAAGGCAGCAAAGAGGAATGTTCCCCAGGAGACTTAGCTCCCGCAGAGAAACCGTGTCCCGTTAAAGCAGCCCCGGAGAAGCCATCGGATCCCTACAAGTACAGCAGCGACGTGCGGCTGAGCCTGAGCATCCTGCGCGCGGCCATGCAGGGTGAGCGCAAGTTCATCTTTGCCGGCCACCTCAAGACCAGCACCCGGCACCAGTTCCAGGAGGAGATGATCCAGAGGTACCTCCTGGATGCCGAGGAGCGTTtcctggcagagcagaggcagaaggaggcagagaagaaggCGCTGGGCAGTGCTGCCCCGGCCAAGAGGCCAGAAGGGGAGGCGGGTGCCCAGCGGAGCGAGGAGGCGATGCCAAGCCCCGTGTTCTCCCAGCCACCTCCCACCtaccccccacagcccctggaacCGGCCGTGGGTGCTAAAATAGCCGCTTTTCCCGCCAGCTACTCCGGCGTTTTCACCTTCCCCAGGCCCTCCATGGGCAGTGCTGAGGGGCTGCACCCACCCGGCTGCCTCGAGGGCCGGCGACAGCTGGCGGGGGGGCCCTGTGGGAGCCTCCCCCCCTACGCCACCCTGCCCCGGCACCACCAGGGCCGGCTCGGCCTCTGcccccctggccctgcccaccTGGGCCGGTTCTCCCCCACGGACATGGACATCCAGCCTCCCTTCCCCTCAGAGTGTGAGGGCTCCGGCTGCCTCCCCCCGCACAGCAACGGCTGCCGGGAACTCCTCGATCAGGACAAGGGAGGAACAGTGGATAAAATGAGAAGCCAAGCCCTCTACAACATCCAGCAGACCAAGTGCAAACAGCCCAACTGCAGCTTTTATGGACACCCAGAGACTGGGAatttctgctcctgctgttaCAAGGAAGAGCTGCGGCGCAGGGAGCGGGAGGCGCTGGTGCACAGGTTCTGA